From Solwaraspora sp. WMMD1047, the proteins below share one genomic window:
- a CDS encoding MSMEG_0572/Sll0783 family nitrogen starvation response protein, which yields MTDLTELEQQSLNEIPHPALAEGSSIYGGTKVFPDYKAEEGQSYFTLVHGIAHESSVSFVAVLQATRALRKGFESAIYFYGPGSLNCLATRGFPTTGASAFPGEHNINNSLKTFITEGGKVYCCRFGLSLHGAREEDLIEGVIPTHPLDVQDALIHYARKGAIINSTYMF from the coding sequence ATGACCGACCTCACCGAGCTCGAACAGCAGAGCCTGAACGAGATCCCGCACCCCGCGCTCGCGGAGGGCTCCAGCATCTACGGCGGCACCAAGGTCTTCCCCGACTACAAGGCCGAGGAGGGGCAGAGCTACTTCACTCTCGTGCACGGCATCGCGCACGAGTCGTCGGTCAGCTTCGTGGCCGTGCTGCAGGCGACCCGGGCGCTGCGCAAGGGTTTCGAGTCGGCCATCTACTTCTACGGACCCGGCTCGCTGAACTGCCTGGCCACCCGCGGCTTCCCGACCACCGGCGCGTCGGCCTTCCCGGGCGAGCACAACATCAACAACTCGCTCAAGACGTTCATCACCGAGGGCGGCAAGGTGTACTGCTGCCGGTTCGGGCTGTCGTTGCACGGCGCCCGCGAAGAGGACCTGATCGAGGGCGTCATCCCGACGCACCCGCTCGACGTCCAGGACGCGCTGATCCACTACGCGCGCAAGGGCGCGATCATCAACTCGACCTACATGTTCTGA
- a CDS encoding amidohydrolase family protein, translated as MRSSLNDAHRHLGVLPAYPFYGGPPVSPATTARATIDELIADLDAEGTARALVLPNYGVPDPDVAFGFNELVVEAAQRDDRIRCGLWVSAQDRDRERTAAALRLAGEDGVRALKVSFLLGGTVDDPGLEPIFAAARAHDLVVHVHTSPGAASDIDRVGQLVDRYADDVRVHLVHFGGGMSGHIKLIGTRFFDWVAAGKQVYTDLSWAIGFAPRWLVSEIDRRGLGHDRVLFASDEPWGDHAGELARLSTAVGGAELSEAVFQTTFDKLYA; from the coding sequence ATGAGAAGCAGCCTGAACGACGCGCACCGGCACCTCGGCGTGCTGCCCGCGTACCCGTTCTACGGCGGACCGCCGGTCAGCCCGGCGACCACCGCCCGCGCCACCATCGACGAGCTGATCGCCGACCTGGACGCCGAGGGAACCGCCCGTGCCCTGGTCCTGCCGAACTACGGCGTGCCCGACCCGGATGTCGCGTTCGGCTTCAACGAACTCGTGGTCGAGGCGGCCCAGCGCGACGACCGGATCCGCTGCGGACTCTGGGTCTCGGCGCAGGACCGCGACCGGGAGCGGACCGCGGCCGCGCTGCGGTTGGCCGGCGAGGACGGCGTCCGCGCGCTGAAGGTGAGTTTCCTGCTCGGCGGGACCGTCGACGACCCCGGCCTGGAGCCGATCTTCGCTGCGGCCCGGGCCCACGACCTGGTCGTCCACGTACACACCTCGCCCGGCGCCGCCTCCGACATCGACCGGGTCGGCCAACTGGTCGACCGGTACGCCGACGACGTCCGGGTGCACCTCGTGCACTTCGGCGGCGGGATGAGCGGCCACATCAAGCTGATCGGCACCCGGTTCTTCGACTGGGTGGCGGCAGGAAAGCAGGTCTACACCGATCTCTCCTGGGCCATCGGGTTCGCCCCGCGCTGGCTCGTGTCCGAGATCGACCGCCGGGGCCTCGGGCACGACCGGGTGCTGTTCGCAAGCGACGAGCCGTGGGGCGACCACGCCGGCGAGCTGGCCCGGCTGAGCACCGCAGTAGGCGGTGCCGAACTGTCCGAAGCCGTTTTCCAGACCACGTTCGACAAGCTCTACGCCTGA
- a CDS encoding MSMEG_0569 family flavin-dependent oxidoreductase has protein sequence MKLDGTHRAVAVVGGGQAGLSMSWYLRQYGVDHVVIERDRVGHEWRDRRWDSFCLVTPNWQCQLPGFGYQGSDPDGFMVGADVVSYLEKYAASFDPPLVEGVAVNRLRRTPDGVFELVTTAGTCTADQVVVATGPYHNPAVPRIAERLPGDVTQLHSSQYRNPDQLPAGAVLVVGTGQSGCQIAEDLHLAGRRVHLAVGSAPRAARRYRGRDTLAWLDEMGHYARGIDEFGDADEVRLRANHYMTGRDGGRDIDLRAFATEGMRLHGRLTGVRGSTVTFGDDLKANLDSADAVAEGIKDAIDRHITAAGIAAPAEDRYVPVWQPTDGATAIDLTAEGIRAVVWSTGFHRDHRWIEVPVFDGRGYPTHARGVTSCPGLYFIGLPWQYTWGSGRFAGVARDAGYLIGRIAAARRERITEGVSWLAGTPTETYPDLDWFTQRAAA, from the coding sequence GTGAAGCTCGACGGCACACACCGGGCGGTCGCAGTGGTCGGCGGCGGGCAGGCCGGCTTGTCGATGAGTTGGTACCTGCGGCAGTACGGTGTCGACCACGTCGTCATCGAGCGCGACCGGGTCGGGCACGAGTGGCGCGACCGCCGGTGGGACTCGTTCTGCCTGGTGACCCCGAACTGGCAGTGCCAGTTGCCCGGCTTCGGTTACCAGGGTAGCGATCCGGACGGCTTCATGGTCGGCGCGGACGTCGTGAGCTACCTGGAGAAGTACGCCGCCAGCTTCGACCCACCCCTGGTCGAGGGCGTCGCGGTGAACCGGCTGCGGCGTACACCGGATGGGGTATTCGAACTGGTCACGACGGCTGGGACCTGCACCGCGGACCAGGTGGTGGTCGCGACCGGGCCGTACCACAACCCGGCCGTGCCGCGGATCGCCGAGCGGCTGCCCGGCGACGTCACACAGCTGCATTCGTCGCAGTACCGCAACCCGGACCAACTTCCGGCCGGCGCCGTGCTGGTGGTGGGTACCGGCCAGTCCGGCTGTCAGATCGCCGAGGATCTGCACCTGGCCGGACGGCGCGTGCACCTCGCGGTGGGCAGTGCCCCACGCGCGGCCCGCCGGTACCGGGGCCGCGACACCCTGGCCTGGCTGGACGAGATGGGCCACTACGCAAGGGGCATCGACGAATTCGGCGACGCGGACGAGGTACGGCTGCGCGCCAACCACTACATGACCGGCCGGGACGGTGGCCGCGACATCGACCTGCGAGCCTTCGCGACCGAGGGGATGCGGCTGCACGGACGGCTGACCGGCGTGCGCGGATCGACGGTGACCTTCGGCGACGATCTCAAGGCCAATCTGGACAGCGCCGACGCGGTCGCCGAGGGCATCAAGGATGCCATCGACCGCCACATCACCGCGGCGGGCATCGCGGCACCGGCCGAGGACCGCTACGTCCCGGTGTGGCAACCCACCGACGGCGCGACGGCGATCGACCTGACCGCCGAGGGCATCAGGGCCGTCGTCTGGAGCACCGGCTTCCACCGCGACCACCGCTGGATCGAGGTACCGGTCTTCGACGGCCGCGGCTACCCGACCCACGCCCGCGGCGTCACCAGCTGCCCCGGCCTCTACTTCATCGGCCTGCCCTGGCAGTACACCTGGGGCTCCGGACGGTTCGCCGGGGTGGCCCGCGACGCCGGCTACCTGATCGGGAGAATCGCCGCGGCCCGCCGCGAGCGGATCACCGAGGGCGTCAGCTGGCTCGCCGGCACGCCGACCGAGACGTACCCGGACCTGGACTGGTTCACCCAGCGGGCCGCCGCATGA
- a CDS encoding MSMEG_0570 family nitrogen starvation response protein, translating to MPERYVLVRWPDGSRQRIYSPSTIVEDYFRPGQRLPVADFVARGRAALTTASDRVEAAFGFPCQRAVRSMADIARVAAFHGDGDVTVEGIEA from the coding sequence ATGCCGGAACGGTACGTGTTGGTGCGCTGGCCTGACGGGTCGAGGCAACGGATCTACTCGCCCTCGACGATCGTCGAGGACTACTTCAGACCCGGGCAGCGACTGCCGGTCGCGGACTTCGTGGCCCGGGGGCGCGCGGCACTGACGACCGCCAGCGACCGGGTCGAGGCGGCATTCGGCTTCCCCTGTCAACGAGCGGTCCGGTCGATGGCGGACATCGCGAGGGTCGCCGCCTTCCACGGCGACGGGGACGTCACCGTGGAAGGGATCGAGGCGTGA